One genomic region from Nilaparvata lugens isolate BPH chromosome 3, ASM1435652v1, whole genome shotgun sequence encodes:
- the LOC111046342 gene encoding probable 26S proteasome non-ATPase regulatory subunit 3: protein MPGVEQVADVEMKSVDSPTEDVEAPADKKDVDLLTVQEIREQIRQIEKAVQTKEPRFVLRVLRCLPNTRRKLNPVVLRGLISGFFTHSSTEKEALLAYVDEPMETENTTNQRMRSGKSSNTPLIPEIDTYLHLLVLVKLIDTEKYAEAVQCSDQLMAKITTQNRRTLDLVAAKCYFYHSRSYELTNQLDKTRGFLHSRLRTATLRNDFEGQAVLINCLLRNYLHYNLYDQADKLVSKSVFPETASNNEWARFLYYLGRIKAARLEYSAAHKHLVQAMRKAPQTAAVGFRQTAQKLAVTVELLLGDIPDRQTFRQAALRRALAPYFQLTHAVRLGDLQRFGEVLENFGPQFRSDHTFTLILRLRHNVIKTAIRSIGLSYSKITPASIAKKLGLDSPEDAEFIVAKAIRDGVIEATLDPEKGYVQSKESTDIYCTREPQLAFHQRISFCLDLHNQSVKAMRYPPKSYGKDLESAEERREREQQDLELAKEMAEEDDDGFP from the coding sequence ATGCCAGGTGTGGAGCAAGTAGCAGATGTGGAGATGAAGAGTGTGGACAGTCCAACCGAGGACGTGGAGGCACCGGCTGATAAGAAGGATGTCGACCTCCTCACTGTTCAAGAAATCCGTGAACAAATCAGACAGATCGAGAAGGCTGTTCAAACAAAGGAGCCAAGGTTTGTTTTGAGAGTTTTAAGATGTCTCCCAAATACACGTAGGAAGCTAAATCCAGTAGTTCTTCGGGGTTTGATATCAGGTTTCTTCACTCACTCTTCTACTGAGAAGGAAGCCCTGCTTGCCTACGTTGATGAGCCCATGGAAACAGAGAACACCACCAATCAGAGGATGCGCAGTGGCAAAAGCTCTAACACACCATTAATCCCAGAAATCGATACATATCTTCACCTTCTTGTActtgtgaaattaattgatACTGAGAAATACGCTGAAGCCGTTCAGTGCTCCGACCAACTTATGGCTAAGATTACCACTCAAAACAGGAGAACCTTGGATCTGGTTGCTGCCAAGTGCTACTTCTATCATTCTCGCAGCTATGAGCTTACTAATCAGCTGGACAAAACCAGAGGTTTCTTGCATTCAAGACTCAGAACAGCAACTCTGAGGAACGACTTCGAAGGTCAAGCAGTACTCATCAACTGTCTCCTAAGGAACTACCTGCATTACAACCTGTATGATCAGGCAGACAAACTGGTTTCAAAGTCTGTGTTTCCAGAAACTGCCAGTAACAATGAGTGGGCACGATTCCTCTACTACCTTGGTCGGATAAAAGCTGCTCGTTTGGAGTACTCAGCAGCTCACAAGCATCTcgtgcaagcaatgagaaaggCGCCGCAGACGGCTGCTGTTGGATTCCGGCAAACCGCCCAAAAGCTGGCCGTCACTGTAGAGCTGCTGTTGGGAGACATCCCCGACCGCCAGACGTTCCGGCAAGCGGCTCTGCGACGTGCGCTTGCGCCCTACTTCCAACTCACTCACGCTGTCAGGCTAGGTGATCTGCAGCGATTTGGCGAAGTGCTAGAGAACTTCGGCCCCCAGTTCCGATCAGACCACACATTCACTCTCATCCTTCGTCTCAGACACAATGTCATCAAAACCGCTATCAGAAGTATTGGACTGTCTTACTCGAAAATAACACCCGCCAGTATCGCCAAGAAGCTAGGCCTCGACTCTCCCGAGGACGCTGAGTTTATAGTCGCTAAAGCTATCAGAGACGGAGTGATTGAGGCCACCCTGGACCCAGAGAAGGGGTATGTTCAGAGTAAGGAATCAACCGACATCTACTGCACCCGTGAGCCTCAGCTGGCTTTCCATCAGAGAATTTCGTTCTGTTTGGATCTCCACAATCAGAGCGTGAAGGCAATGCGGTATCCTCCCAAGTCCTATGGCAAGGACCTTGAATCGGCTGAAGAGCGTCGTGAACGGGAACAGCAGGACTTGGAACTAGCCAAGGAAATGGCCGAAGAAGATGATGACGGATTTCCTTGA